CGGTCCTCCGTATCCTCCCCATCAAGGAATGCGCTGCTAATTGGTAGCTTCATCAGACACGACTCAGGTTCATCATTTTGCGTATAAAAACGCAAATATTAGGAGTCGCTCAGGTGATTAATAGTCAAATCATCACATAAGGcttaataattattttttgtttccgaacaaaatttttatattgctgaaacaattaaaaaatgttcggaacaaaaaaaattatttgttctAGCACAAATTTGACTGAATTACATATGCAGGTCGGTTTGGTTATGCTAAGTTCAAAATATAAAATCTGGAATGGATAGAACTAGTGTGACAAGTTTTTCTAGGGTCACCACACGGCTGACTCCCCAACAGCGCCCGACATAAGGGGTGCGGAGCGGGGGCGACAATCGCCGATTGCAGCTGCCCTTTCTCCTCCGTGGGAGTCGGAAAGGGCGTCGCTCTCCACTTGCAGTCTGTTCGGCTGGTAGAATAAATAGTGCTCGGCTGGTAGATTGAATAGTATTGTGTGAGAGGAAATAAGCCGCAATAAGCCAAGTCGAGATAAGCCAAACAGACTCTTGGCCTTCCAAATCAGCGGGCTTCTTTATAAAAAATGTCGCGAGCACCGAGCAGTACGTGCTGCTTGTCCAAGTCCCTCGTAATTTGGCGCGCATGATTATCCGTTGAACCGAGTCAAAAGACAAGCAGACCGCACGGCGAAACGCCGCCGAGCATCGACAGGAAACCGGATATTTTTCATGCCACGCCCGCACCGCGCCCACAAGTTGTTCACGTCGGAACCGTAGctaggcgctggcgctcgcgaGCGGCATGCGGCAAGCGGATCACGAGCAAGCAAACCAGCAAATAATTGACGCGTCCGCCCGCCGTGCCCAGCGCGGCGGCCTGCCCGAGCGGTACGTCACGGGAGAGACAGGACAGGAGTAACGCGGGGTGGAGTGGAACGGCATGCGGAAGCTACGCTGCCTCTAGTACACGTCTGGAGGTGCCAGGCAACCAATCGCACGCCGCCGCGTGGAGGCCTCGAGGGGCGAAAAAAGATTTAgcatggcgaggctgcagctggTGCAGGAGCGCGAACTGATCATCTCCGCGCGCGGCAGCTGGACAGTGGACAGCTGGTGGAGTGCAAACCCGAGACGGCGAGACCGAGAGAGGTCGAAACGAGAGGGAACGCACCTCtgacctccctctctcctcgagTGCGGATCTTCTTACGAACGAAGTAGAGCCTCCTCTGTGCCGCTTTGTTTATTCGATCGAGCCAGATGATGATTCTAATAAGAAACCAAAAGCCTCCTCTGTGTCTTCGGATGTCGCGCTCCTGATTTCATTCGCCAGGTTTGTAAACGTCCAAGGTGTTGTTGTTTATTAATTAAAAATTATtattaataataatatttaaagttaaatcacgTGGACGTCTGACTTAGTTCCCACCAACGAACAAAAGAGACAATTACGgcctaaaaatatattattgCACAACTCCTACCTGTCTTTTTGTTCCAGCACCTGGTTtagatgaaaaattcaaaattcaaaattccaaaactatcacaaCGAAATGTGTATGGcacatacatgaaatattaaattttgatgaaataacaaattaattgcataacttgcttgtaaattacacttataaattacgagacgaatctaacaagACTAATTATGCCATAATTAGGCATTAATTTGCTAtagtaaatatgtgctaataatgaattaattagtcttaataaattcatcccGTAGTTTACAgagttctataattagttttatgattatttatgtttaatacttcaaatattaaaaaATTCTCATTTAAAAACACTACACGAAACAACTAAACAAGTCCCAGAAAAACAGCCTAGTATAATAATGCGCTTCGTTAGCTCCGTAATACCGACACCTATGTGTTTGGCACCGCATGCCTCGACAAACAGTCCCTCAAGACACATCTGGACAGAGCTAGTGGCCAAACAGGCAATCACACATGTGCACAAAGCGTACAGTGTAAAAGACGACGGAAAAACAAGCTCGACACTGAGCAGGCCAGCTCACATCTGATCCAAAGGCCGAGCTAACGATAAAACACGACTGCCTATACCGCGGACTTGGCAAAAGTTCGACGACCTTTAACACGCCAGGCATACATGTTCGGCTAACTAGGAGTCAACTAGATTTGATGCACGATATCGTCTCTGGAATAGATGCACGATATCCTCTCTTGCTATGCCAAGCAAAGCAATGGAAAGATCGTTTAGAACCACCACAATCAGCAGAACAAGCCAGTCATCATTTTATACCAATTGTGCATACGGAAAAGTGGGCTTTAGACACGAGTGCACAAAACTACAGTTGATGTATAACAACTGAGAAGACCAAGCAGTATGAAAAGGGTAGGATAACATTGCCGAGATGGGTAAGCCCAGCACTGTGAAGACAAGTTCATCATTATAGGGCACATTGGAAAGGTCCTCACTCAAGATCATACCTCAAATCTGTACATTATTTTGTGAACATAATTGCATACAATTACAATTATATTTAGAGAAAACATGTTTATACTACAACTGAACAGGTCCGACAACACtgatgagaaaaagaaaacagctTAAGTTATGAATAACTTACCACAAAGCCAGGCACAACATAAGCATTATCCAAGTTCCGAACAATAACTTACCACAAAGGCACAACATAAGCATTATCCGAGTTACGAAGAATAACTTACCACAAAGGCACAAATAAGCGACCAATCATGGTTTTGCAGTGAAGGCAGGACACAGGGGCCATGGAGTGCAGAACCAAAGCCACAATGAATAAAACCAAGTCAATCGAAGGCTGTGCCTCTTGCTGAAGTCAGCCCGATCAAGTTCCTTAGATGCCCAGCTAGGTGCAGATGAAGGCCCACACTTCGTTCACCCCAATCCCCAGCATGCACAGTTGTAGATTTATTTTCACACAGCAGAGTTAGCAACATGCTGTGTTCTTGTTCTATGAAGAAAATCAATGGAACTATTACTTTCACCAGCTGCATTTGTTAGTACCCTGTAACTCAAACCTTATCAACTATTTGGAGGAAAGAATGTTACTATAATTTGTGACGAAGTAGCATCGTCGGTGAAGAATTTCAGTCATGAtgacttgatgagacatcgaaGGCAGGGAGTAATAGAAGGTTGGCATTCGTTTGCAGGCAAGGGCGTGCGAAGAATGAAGGACGAACAAAACCATGCAGACTACAACTGAGAGCCGTAGATGGCCGAGAGTCGTTTAAGCAGAACACGCCTTTTTAACACACAGAAGAAAGGTAATGTCTTAGTTGCATAATACATCCAGATCATAATATCTTTAACAGCATAATCAAGACAATCACAATATGCTAGATAAAGTATTAAACCTGAACTGAAGTCATGCAGTTGACGACAGTTCTGAATTTGTTCTTAGCAGCCAAACCAAGGAGCAAGTTCTCACACAGAACAAGAATCAGGCACAGGCTTCAGGTCACCAGTATTGGCATCATTATCTCTGCAAAACAGCATGTGACAATGTAAGTAAGCTCTATAAATCCGTCTAGCGGCTTAGAATTGAGGATGTCACTGATTTGCATTACCCATTAGCCTATAATGGTTGCTGTTGCATTACGGCGACCTGCTATAGCTGCGTCCACGAGCTGGAGAAGGACTGCGGCGCCTCGGAGAGCGGTAACGAGGGCTATAGCTTCTGCAATCAGAGTAGTTAACTTAGTCGGAGCTATGTACTATGtaatttcaaaaagaaaaaggaaagggaaaTAGAGAAGCCTGATAAATGACAATATCAGTTTGGCAAAGTAGAAGCAAAAAGGCAGGCTAGCCAAGCCCATGATGAATCGACAATAGGAGAGCATTAAAGCAAAATCATATCAGTTTCCAAACAAAGAAATAACCAACAAAGGCTGAACAATTGAGTCAAGAGTTAATTTACACAATCAAAATCTACAAGctaaacaaaaagaagaaaaacctGGTTACCTTCTACTGTAACTAGGACTCCTTCGGTATctggggctgcggctgcggctgcggctgcggctcctACTCCTGCTGCGACGTCTTCCACTGCCTAGACCTCCAGAGCCAATACGCAGGCGACATTCACGAGCAAAGTGCCCAGTCTCACCACACTCGTAGCACTTCGACTCAGATCCACCATACCGATCACGACCACCACGGCCACTGGAATTACGAGATAGCTCAACTCTCCATCCATTCTTACCTACATagaaagcatgcatcaaagtaTAGTTAATGCCAGCTATGAATAAGAACTAAATGATTAACAAAATACAAATCCAGAATTATCAAAGTTTTGCTTCATTCACACAAAGGTTAAAACTGGAAGCAAGTGCTACATGTACAgctgatcaaataaattttcaaACAATTTCAGGAAATTTTGCATGAAATTAAAGAATGCCCAGACAAAGCAAGTTCAACCAAAACACACAGATACATACCATCTAGATCACGAATTGCATCCTCCGCATCCCTCCTGTCATCAAAATCGATAAATGCAAAGCCAGGTGGTTTACGTGCAACCCAGACACTGCAGTAGAAACAACAGTTAGCAAATGGCTGCAGAAGAAACAAATCTACACTTAATATTGTAAAAGATAGAAGCCAAAAAGGATATGCAACCGGTACAACTGATCAGCTCACTAGAACCGACATGAAGATGAGTATCAATGAATACCCCCGACACTTCTCATATAAGAAAAAAACATTGGAAGGGACTGAACATTGAACAATGAACATAACCATCACAAAGCACCTCTCTAAATATGAAAAACTTCTATAGGTGGATGATATTTTTGGATTTGGACAGTGAAGCTCAGAAGTTTGACACCACTGTAATCAAGGCGGTCGGAGCCTTTCGAAAGGAAAGATCAGTGTATGAAACAGGACTAATGAACTGGGAAAGAGATTTGATAATTtcaagctcaacataaacattTGACCAACAATATGAGGGAAGTGAAATCAAGTTGGTTATGCACTATTGCCTTCCCCAATAATTTATAGAACCAAATCTTTGAAGCATCATGAAGCTATTACTGCTACATGAACATTGTTATACACAAAATAAGCTTCTAACAAAAGTTACCTTCGCAGAACTCCAAAAACACGAAACTCATCTTCAAGTTCCCCAGAAGTCACCCGGGCATCCAAGTTGCCAACATAAACACGGGCCATTGTGAACAGATTCCTGAATTCAGTCAAGTGAGGAACATTTTAGCTAATTAAAATATGGATTCTCAAACAATTAACCAAAAGAACACATTCACAAATGATATGTCTAAAGGACAATAAGGGCAAGGGACAAGTATCTGAAATCAAGAACCACCCCACTAAACATCACACCAACACCACATGCCTTGAATCGTAGTTCAACAATCTGTATGATTGTACTCGACAAACACGTCTACCAACTGATGCTTTTACTGCTACAGCTGAAGATTTGAAACGTGATAAATTTCCCACAATGGTAGTGAGAATCGTAATAACAAGGGGAAAAAAACTACCATGCTTGTTTGCAAAGCTAGATCCCTAAACCAAGGAAGTAACTCAAGTGATACTACTGAGCAGCAAACCTAATAGGCGTCAGGGGAACACGCTATGAACGCGCAACAACTCCACGGCGAGATGGGCACGGTATGATCACTCAAAACAAAAGGGGCTAGCGAATCGAACCACCTGCCGACCAGACGAACCGCAGAATCGCCCGCCCAGAACACGAATCGAGAGGAGACGGCGGCAAACAACAACAGATACGTTTTTAGGGTTCCGAAATCTGAGGCGACTAACTGATGCGGATACAGACAGAGACTTGATACGAGATCAGAGGGGGTTGGGTTTACCTGCGCGGAGACAAGAAGGGAGCAGGCGCGTGGAATCGGCACGGGCAAGTTCCCGCCCCCGGCGGctgcaggcgcggcggcgggcacagggcagagtgaagCGAAGCTTCTGGTTGTGTGTGGAGGCGACAGCAAGGAGACGGGCACGCCATATATCGGGCGTTCACGCGAGCCGTATATTCGCGTGGGCCTTGTACCTTGTTGCACCTTAGCCCAGCttccgcccggcccggcccagtTGTCACCATTGCTTCCCTAGTTGGCTAGTTCCCTTCGCCCACCTCCCTCCCCATGTCATCATCGCCaaagggaagaaaaaaaagttaatttattctgtgccattataagTTTCAAAGTTCTGAGTTCTACCATTAAACTTCATCTATTTGAAACGGTGCCATTACTAATTTGGAATACACTGATTCATGTCATTTTGTACATCTGAAACAGCCTTGGGCCCATGTGCAGGCCCGAGTATTTCCGTATTGTCTTTTCTGCCCCTGCCCGTCGGCCTAACCCGACTCGGGCTCACCCAACCGGCGCCGTGGTTCTcattcctccctctctctccctccctcttcccCCGAACCCTAGATCCCCAAAttcggtggacggcggcgagaggcggacggcggcgagggcggacaGCGGCAGCGGCCATCTGCATCTGGTGGTGGCGAGGACATGTCGGGGAGCTGGGCCGCCGAAAGTCCAATGAAGTCCGCCGCATCGTCGGGTAGCAGGAGCAGGGGCAAGGTCGAAGGTGAGCCACTGCCGCTGATTGATTGTCCTAAATGTAGGGTTCCAGTTGTGCAGCTTCGAAACAAGAAACCTGAATTGTACGGGAAGATCTTCTACAAGTGTCCTAACAACTACCCGGTGAGTGTGATTCACACTGCTAGCAGTGACAGTCTGACAACTTGGAGTTGGATTTTGGGTTGATGATTTACTA
This window of the Panicum virgatum strain AP13 chromosome 1K, P.virgatum_v5, whole genome shotgun sequence genome carries:
- the LOC120644526 gene encoding serine/arginine-rich splicing factor RSZ21A-like, producing MACPSPCCRLHTQPEASLHSALCPPPRLQPPGAGTCPCRFHAPAPFLSPRRNLFTMARVYVGNLDARVTSGELEDEFRVFGVLRSVWVARKPPGFAFIDFDDRRDAEDAIRDLDGKNGWRVELSRNSSGRGGRDRYGGSESKCYECGETGHFARECRLRIGSGGLGSGRRRSRSRSRSRSRSRSPRYRRSPSYSRRSYSPRYRSPRRRSPSPARGRSYSRSP